ATTCAATGAGCATGTTTTTGCAGTGCCATAGGTGTATGCCGTTTCCAAAGTTTGTTTCAATTCTTGTCCCGAAGGCAGACTTTAAATACTTTAATTTTGCTGGACCAAATATCTTGTTATTTTTTATAACCCCATTTTTTGAAGCTGCGAAATATATACCCCAGAAGTTGTCTTTTAAGATGCAGTCTTCTATACGGCAGTTTTTGGTTCTAAAAAACTTTATTCCTGCTATGTCCTCTATGTCGCTTTTTCCTGAGTTTTGAATGACAAGACCCTTAACAACTACATTGTTTGCTTTTACTGTGATGACTTCGTATTTTTTTTGTCCGTCTATTACAGGGTACCCTTCGCCAATAAGCTTTACAGATTTTTTTACAACTATATTTCCTTCTTTGTATACCCCTTTTTTGATTAAGATTGTGTCTCCATCTTCAGCTATCTGGAGGGCTTTTTTTATTGATGAGATTTCACAATCAGGACAAACTGTTATTGTTTTTGCATATGATAAAGTATATGTAATTAAAAATATTACCTTTATGCAGAGGAGTTTTTTCATTTTACATGTTCATATGGTTGTGATTGTGCATTTTCATTTTATGTTTTTTCTGTATCCACTCCTTTTTTACAAGATCAATAACCTGATTCCAGTTTAATACCTCTCCACCGTATTTTTCTTTAACCTTTTCAAGCTCTTCTTTTTTTTCAAAGGCTGTAAGGTTCATACCCATTGGACTTGGAAGCCCTTTTGAATGGAGATATAAAGCTTTTTCTGCAGGTATAAATTTTTTGCTTATAAAATCAGGAACCCATAAAGAATGTATTTTCATTTTTTCTTTATTCTCAATATAAAATGCTGTAAGGCATTCCACACTATCAAATTTATAGGGTTTACCGGTGTTTAAAATAAGTTCTGATCCGTATCTTGGGTCTGTTATTTTCATTCTGCAGTAATCACATTCGTCCTGTCCGTAATTAATAGGCACTGGTTTTATCTCTTTTTCGCATGAGACAAACATAAAAAAGAAAATCGCTGGAGCCACCAGCAGTATGAGCTTGATGGGTTTCATGCTTTTTTTCTACCTCTTAAAAATTCTATAAATGCAGATAATACACCAAGAGTTCCGGAAACGGCAAGTAAATATGTTCCAGAGGAAGGAAATGCACACGCCCTAAAATTAAGAAGATTTTTACAGCCGAACATAGGAGGCTGATAAGCCATTCCTGGTATTTTTATTGGTGCATGGGGATTAAGGTTGTGTCCGTAATCGTATTCCCACCACCAGAAGTCTACTAACGATGCTACACCTATCAGGACTATCAAGACAGCCCATGCGTAAAGAAGTTTCTTGCTTCCGGTAGCGGCTGTTAATAGTCCCAGAAATATCATAAAGCCAAAAACAACAGGAAGTATTTTAAGTTCAGGAATGGAGTTTGGATCTATCTTTTTCATTCCAACGTAGTGGTTTAAAAGATTAATATTTTGGAGATCATGGGGATTTTTCCCTGTTATTTTGTTTACCCAGATTATCATTCCCAGTCCATCTGGATACTGTGGAGCATAAAGGCGTATTTTCCATAAAGGTTGAAAATAAATCCCTATCATTATTAAAGAAGCGAGGGCGATAAGCCCCCGTGAAATCCAGCTCATATTTTATACCTCCTTATTTTACTACGTGCATTTCTTCTCCTGTTCCGTACTTAATTGGTACGTTAGAACCTTTTGGAGATACCCTTACATAACCTTGCATTTCCTGATGTAGAGCTGAACAGAAGTCTGTGCAGTAGAATGGGAATACTCCAGGTTTTTGGGGTTTCCATTTGAGTGTGAGTGTTTCTCCAGGCATTATAAGGAGGTTTGATGTTCTTGCCCCGTATACAGCAAATC
The genomic region above belongs to Persephonella sp. and contains:
- a CDS encoding nitrous oxide reductase accessory protein NosL; its protein translation is MKPIKLILLVAPAIFFFMFVSCEKEIKPVPINYGQDECDYCRMKITDPRYGSELILNTGKPYKFDSVECLTAFYIENKEKMKIHSLWVPDFISKKFIPAEKALYLHSKGLPSPMGMNLTAFEKKEELEKVKEKYGGEVLNWNQVIDLVKKEWIQKKHKMKMHNHNHMNM